The nucleotide window gaaaaaataaatttcagtaacAATAGGACAAAAATGCACATTCAGAGGGAAAGAAATGCAAGATAGAAATTTAAATGCTACTGCCTCTGGCAAAATGTTTTCAGCTCTTAGTGACGCATTTGCAGACATCTACAGGCTATAATTGGCCAATAATTTCGTTTAAGAATCATACCGTGAATGcttattttttatggctgttaaaaaatagttttaacattTAGTATCAGTGTCTTTTGATactggaaacatttttctttattgttttatggATTGGCTCTGTTCCTAAAAgcttgaattatatttttaaaaactaccaagatgttggagctccttatatattctagacaTTAATCCCTTGTCATACagtttgcaaaattttctcccgttctgtgggttgtctcttcactttgttgattgtttcccttgctgtgcagaagcttgcttttttccccagtttttggccgggtttgaacccaccacctccagtatatggggccagtgccctactccttgagccccaggcactgccctgcagaagctttttagcttgatgtgataccatttgtccaattttgttttggttgcctgtgctttggggggTATTACGCAAGAAGTCCTAGGccagatggaagtggaagacattattcttagtaaagcatcacaaaaatggagaagcatgaatcctatgtactcaatcttgatatgaggacaattaatgacaattaagtttatgggagggggaagcagaaagagggatggagggaggagggtggggccttagtgtgtgtcacactttatgggggcaagacatgattgcaagagggactttacctaacaattgcaatcagtgtaactggcttattgtaccctcaatgaatccccaacaataaaaaaaaaaaaaaaaaaagaagtcctaggccagaccaatgtcctgaagcacgTCTCCaaggttttattttagtatttttatagtttcaggttttacatttaagtctttaatcaattttgatttgatttttttaatatggtgtgagataagggtctagtttcattcctcTGTATttagatatccagttttcccagcaccatctgttgaagagactgtccttgaCATCTGTGTCAAAGATAAATTCACTgcagatgtgtggatttatttctaggttctttattccgtttcattggtctatgtgtttGTTTTATGCTAGTGCcattctgttttggttactacagctctgtaatataatttgaagtcaggtaatataattcttttagttttattctttttgctcaggatggctttggccattctgggtcttttgtggctccatatacattttaggattattttttctatttctgtgaataatgtcattagtattttgattgggattgaATTGAATGTATCGCTTGCTTTGGagaatatggacattttaacagtattgatttttccaatccatgagcatgggatatcaacccctcccccctttttgtgtgtgtgtgtgtcctctttAACTTTCCAtcaatgttttatacttttcattCTAGAGacctttcacttctttggttaaaatttattcctaagtgttttattttatttgtagctattgtaagtTATTGGTTAttgttcttggtttctttttcagattgtttactgttggcatataaaaatgctactgattttttgcatgttgattgtatcctgcaactttactgaatttatcaattctaatAGATTTTGGGTGGAGTCTTTAGTTttctctacatataagatcacatcatctgcaaacaaggataattttacttcttcctttccttttttaatatcctttgtttttttctcttatctgattgctctagctagaagTTCCAGTACCATGTTAATAACAGTGGCAAAACAGATCTTGtaagaaaggctttcagtttttccccattcagtatagTAATAGCTGGggtctgtcatatatggcttttatcatgttgaaGTAAATTCCTTTTATACCCAgtttttggagaatttttatcatgaagagatgttgaattttattaaatgcttttaagcatcatttgaaatatgttttttgtccttcattctgttgatatctTGTATCACATTGATTAATTTGGGTCTGTTAAATCATTCtttcattcctgggataaattcctcttgatcatgatgaataattcttttttttttttttttattaaatcatagctgtgtacattaatgcaatcatggggtacgaatgtgctggttttatatacaatttgaaatattttcatcaaactggttaatatagccttcatggcattttcttagttattgtgttaagacatttatattctacacctagtaaatttcacatgtacccttgtaagatgtactgtaggtgtggtcccaccaattgaattattctttttaatgtgttattgaATTAGGTTTGCTAGTgttctgttgagaattttttgcatagatgttcatcagagatataggcctatagttttcttttttgctgtgtcTTTGTCTTGGAGACAGAGCCCAaaaagggagcaggagagcttatCCCCagcctgggttctctctgccagaaagtttggtttttgtagttgttgtaatttttggtttctgtaataaatcctgacttaccactgagcCTATGGtctatggattcattcttcaaatcgtGGAGACcaaagaacctgaaattctggtatcaccgGTAGaacactgtggcatcatagctcacagcaacctcaaactcctgggctcaagcgattcttttgcctcagcttcccaagtagctgggaattaCAGGCTGgggccacaacaccaggctatttttagaggtggggtctcgctctagtttaggctggtcttgaactggtgagctcaggcgatccattgcctccgcctcccagagtgctggcattgcAGGCACCAGCCCAAGAAATTTTAAGAGTTGAAGTTGGTTCACCAAAATTCTTTCTGTTCTCATCTAGTCATTTACATAAAAAAGACTCCTTAGTTTTTTCacgttaaattttttttaatttaaataatatactagtagaacccagcctcagcctcatTATAACAATAAGTAACATGAAATTGGGGAACTAAAGTTCCTTATTCACCTCATTCAGAGatacttttacatttaaattttactttttatttttattttatttttatttttttgaaaagttaaaaattccttaattttttatttctggtacCACTACCACAATTTACAGGGCAATATACCTgatgtaatgaaaagaaaaagaaagacaaagctacaacagataaaagacCTCAGGAATGTACATCTAATTGACACTACATTGCATTAATCAATAGCTGCACTTTTTGCAAACTGTGGCCTATGACAGTCCTGAACAAGAAGGGTTTCCTGTTTAAGCTGCAGTAACTTTTCTGACTATGGATCATCGTTCCTTCTGTGGCAGATTTTTACAGTTCCTCTAATGCATTTGGGACGACTGTCTCAAAGTAACCTGCAGCTTTCCTGACAACTCCTCGCTCTCTCTCTTGCTAAGAACTGTAGcccttttatgttgtttttagaaCCTTCTGCTACCATATCCACCACTTCCACCACCAGATCCATAACCACCACCATATGGACTACCTGAGCTTCTTCCACCAAAACTGCCCCCTTTCATGGGTCCATAATTTGATTGCTGTTGTCCActataatttccaaaatcattATAGTTCCCACCACCACCATAGTTACCacctccaaaatttcctccttcattgtAACCATCATAtcctccaccaccaccatatCCGCCACCTTGGTTTCCATATCCTGGTCCACCACCACCATAGCCCCCTCTACTACTGTAACCAGGACCACCGCCATAGTTCCCACCGTCACCTCCAAATCCATTGTATCCACCATCACCTCCTCCATAACTACCtctgctgccaccacctccaccaccatatcCTCCTCTTCCACCAAAGTTTCCACCACGACCAAAattacctccaccacctccaaagtttcctcccccccccataaagtTGCCAGATCCACCTCCACGACCTCTTTGCGATCCAGCAGACTGCATCTCTTGTTTAGAAAGGGCCTTTTTCACTTCACAATTATGCCCATTAATAGTGTGGTATTTCTGAACAACAATTTTATCAACAGTATCATGATCATCAAAAGTTACAAAAGCAAATCCTCTCTTTTTTCCACTCTGCCTGTCTTCCATAACTTCTATGGTTTCAATCTTGCCATACTTTTCAAAGTAGTCTCTCAAATTATATTCTTCTGTATCTTCTTTAataccaccaacaaaaattttcGTCACTGTGAGATGGGCACCAGGCTTTACAGAATCCTCTCTAGAAACAGCTCTCTTTGGTTCCACAACACGCCCATCAACCTTGTGTGTTCGAGCACACCTTGCTGCATCCACCTCTTCCACACAAGAGTAAGTCACAAAACCAAAGCCCCTGGAACGTTTTGTTTGGGGATCTCTCATTACCACACAATCTGTGAGTGTGccccatttctcaaaatgttctcTTAAACTATCATCTGTAGTTTCAAAGCTCAGACCACCAATAAACAGTTTTCTCAACTGCTCTGGTTCCTTTGGATCATGGCCCTCCATTTTGAGACCAGACTCGCCTCTTCCAACTCGAGTTCAATatctaaattttactttttaaaatgtatacgtTGGGCTGGGCGCCcacagtacagtggttacagtgtcagcaacatacaccaaggctggcgggtttgaacctggtccgcccaactaaacaacaatgacaactgcaaaaaaaaaaaaaaaaaaaaaatagccgggcattgtggcggcgcctgtagtaccagctacttgggaggctgaggcaagagaatcacttaagcccaagaatctgaggttgctgtgagctgtgataaccgagggcgacatagtgagactctgtctcgaaaaaacaaataaataaatgaaataaaaaaataaaatatataccttTAGTACTTTTACTTATTAAGTCTGTATTATGAGTTGAGCATCCCTAAcctgaaaattcaaaatattaaatgctCCGAAatcaaaactttttgagtgccaaCATGATGCCACACGTAGAAAATTCCACACACAAGTACTGTACGTAAtgcaaactttgtttcatgcacaaaattattaacaaTATAATACAGAATTACCTTCGGACtatttagacttgggtcccatccCCCAAATACCTCATTATGTATACGCAGATATTCCAAAATccgaaaaaatctgaaatccgaAACACTTGTTTCTCTTCCGTCTCTGGCACTGGGTGTGCTAAGGCCGCTAGTGCGCCACGTGGAAGAAGTGGCTCCGGAGTAAGACCCATTTCCGGAggccaggcagggctgggggcgTTCCGGAGAAGTGGGAAGGCGAGAGGGCAGAAGGAGAGACCCAAGTAGGGTCAGGAGAAATCCTGAAGCTACGGTCCACTCAATGGAGGCACATTTAACCGTGCTGAGAAAGGACACTTGATTCCCAACCTCAGCCACCATATAGGTGTATGGGAAATATTCAGATTTCAAAGCAGGTTCTAGATTCAGAAGAAGAAGGTGCTGAGTTGGAAGCGCTGGTCTTGAGGGATGAGGCAGGGTGGTAATGCAAGCTTCTTCACCAGACAGTGTATGCAAAAACAGACCAAGTTTAAGTAGCAGCTCAAAGTAGGTGGGCTTGGGGGAAGAAGTGAGGCCCAGAGGGTGGTGCCTGACAGAGAAAACGGCTGCTGCACAAACCCGACACCAAGGCCACCTTAGGTTAAAGGGAAAAAGTTACAGCCAAACAAACACTTTAAGAATGAAGGGATAAATATACCACCCGATGTGTTCTCCTGGGACCATCCCCAAAGACCTGGATTCTTTTACTGATCGCTCCAAAACAGAGACACTCGGAGTACATACGTCTTCCACAGATAAAGGCTCTCAAGTCCTGGGCagacccttctccctcctctttcttctcctccacTAGCTGGGGAGAGAGGTCAGAAAGGAGACCTAGTCTCACTTCTCTCCCCAACCTCACCCCAGGGCCTCACCGAGGGAACCGAGAGGAATCCAGAAGTCTGTATTCCTTCCTCACTACCCTAGAGGAGCGCCTTCTGGTGGACGCAATCGCCGTCCTGAATTTCAACCTGCAATATCGTTTCTAGCACGTTCTCCAGGTGTTCGCCGAGCCACCGAAAACCCTCTTCCTCCAGGGCAGGCCTGCTGAGACTTTGCGTAATAAGCACCGttccacaccccccaccccagccccgaGCCTGGGCTTTCGCACTGTTCGCCCCGGGCCAGGTATCCAGGTGTCAGGAGGAGCCGACTGGCACCTAACTAACTAGTCAGGCTTCCACCTGCCTGGGCAGGTGCGCggaagaggtggggtctcgctctagctcaggctggttttgaactggtgagctcaggcgatccattgGATCCATTGGATCGTCCTTGGATCCGCCTCCGCTGGCGTGGAAAGGTCCCAGCCCTACTCTCCCCAGGCGCTGAGGCTGTGATTGTCGCGGCTGAATGTCAATCTGGGCTCGGCCGGGTGGGGCGGGAGGAACGCCGCAGGCCCCACCGGCTTAGTCCTGTGCGCTCCCACTGGGAAGCCTGCGCCCGCGTGTACCTGAGGGCGCCCCTGGTGGTCACAGATGTCCAGCGCTTAGTCGCTATCCCCTCCCTCTAACGGAAGTGGAGGGCTGGCTCCGAGGTTCTGTCGGGGAGTCTGCGTTGTCCTCCTCCCAGGGCTGTGGTTCGGTTAGCTTCGCGCGGTTCCAGTCCCAGATGCCAGCTCCCGGGCTACGTCCTCCCGCCCCTCACAACGCCACGCGCGGGGAAGCTCCGGGAAAAGAGATTCCCGGAGCAGCTACTGTGGCCCCCGCGACCTGACTCGCACCTCTCCGGACTCTGGACCTGGCAGCTTCTAAACTCCCCGCGCCTCACAGCTCCTGAGGGGCCGTTACGCCGTTTTCGAATTATTCATCTGTAGGGAGAGAAGCAGATgccaggggtgggggtgaggagacCAAAGCCGGAGACCTGGCAGAGTGGAGAAGGGGTCGAGGGGACAGAGCTGGAGGACCGGAGGCGGACGAGGGGTGGGGAGTGGTACAGCGCGAGCTCTCCGTCTGGAGGGCGGTTTCCCTCCGTCCCCCACCCCCGTACCCCCGGCTTCTCACCCCAGTTCTCCACTCACCTGCGCACCTCTGCAGAGGGGCAGAGAAAGGACAGCAGGCTAGGTTTCTGTCGCTTTCTCTGGTCCTCCAGCCTTCACAGCCTGGACCGAGAACTTAGAATCTAAGCCATTTTAGTTGACTTGAAATAAATGAGAATCTTGACAAACCCCGAATCACCCCTACTGGCAAGTAGAGCAGGAGGAAACATCGTCTGTCCCTGAACAGACGGATTAACCTGAAACCTGAGGTCTCACGGTTGTGGGAATCCATAGCGTTTTcgaactcttttcttttttttttggaatagccgtcagagctgtcatcgtaggacagctttgaagggtggacaagGTTCTGGCGTCCTGGGTACTGAGCTTCCCGAGGGAAGcatttcaaaggtgactgtagtgatattcgggaatcctagcactttttctaggatgagttcttggtcctaattgtcagacctcatatgaaaacagctctgatggccattccgaAAAGCTTTGAGTGGTGGACGAGGCACTGGCGTCAATgaacagcttcccaaggggaatactttgagggtgaccgtagtgatattcagcagtggggtatgtagcactttctctaggatgagtttgagaacttaattgtccgacctcgtgtgtgtggagagagagagagagatcgaCAAAATAAAACTCCACAATTTTTCCAATAGCTCTTGATTttgagtaaaaataatttaacaataaaattttgAACTAGCATAAGAAAAACTATTGCGGAGTCAAACAGGGTCCCAATGATGTCCCAATAGAGGTTCTTATTGGCTCCCCCCACCCTTTCTTTCTTGTGTGCTCAATTTCAGTCACAGAAACACCCTCCCTAAGTTTCCATTCCCTCCCCTGCTGAGGCATACAACAGTCTTTCAGACTCAGTTTGATACAAAATCCAGTAGAACCATTTTATTCTATGCATATGTGAGAGGAGGGAActgccaatgatttttttttcctgatttgacAGAGGAAATTCTCAAGTCACTTTTCTGAAGGTGGAGATTTTTAGTTCAAACATTGTCACCAGAGAGCTAAATAAGAAAGATGAGTGGTCAAGATTATAGATGTTTTACAagttaaaagtcattttatcaggtCCTATCCAAAATATTTGAAGTCTAGAGG belongs to Nycticebus coucang isolate mNycCou1 chromosome 9, mNycCou1.pri, whole genome shotgun sequence and includes:
- the LOC128593960 gene encoding heterogeneous nuclear ribonucleoprotein A3-like isoform X1, with protein sequence MEGHDPKEPEQLRKLFIGGLSFETTDDSLREHFEKWGTLTDCVVMRDPQTKRSRGFGFVTYSCVEEVDAARCARTHKVDGRVVEPKRAVSREDSVKPGAHLTVTKIFVGGIKEDTEEYNLRDYFEKYGKIETIEVMEDRQSGKKRGFAFVTFDDHDTVDKIVVQKYHTINGHNCEVKKALSKQEMQSAGSQRGRGGGSGNFMGGGGNFGGGGGNFGRGGNFGGRGGYGGGGGGSRGSYGGGDGGYNGFGGDGGNYGGGPGYSSRGGYGGGGPGYGNQGGGYGGGGGYDGYNEGGNFGGGNYGGGGNYNDFGNYSGQQQSNYGPMKGGSFGGRSSGSPYGGGYGSGGGSGGYGSRRF
- the LOC128593960 gene encoding heterogeneous nuclear ribonucleoprotein A3-like isoform X2 → MEGHDPKEPEQLRKLFIGGLSFETTDDSLREHFEKWGTLTDCVVMRDPQTKRSRGFGFVTYSCVEEVDAARCARTHKVDGRVVEPKRAVSREDSVKPGAHLTVTKIFVGGIKEDTEEYNLRDYFEKYGKIETIEVMEDRQSGKKRGFAFVTFDDHDTVDKIVVQKYHTINGHNCEVKKALSKQEMQSAGSQRGGYGGGGGGSRGSYGGGDGGYNGFGGDGGNYGGGPGYSSRGGYGGGGPGYGNQGGGYGGGGGYDGYNEGGNFGGGNYGGGGNYNDFGNYSGQQQSNYGPMKGGSFGGRSSGSPYGGGYGSGGGSGGYGSRRF